The DNA sequence ACAAAAAGAAAAAAGAACATCGTAAACAAGGAGATTTAAAGACAGGATCTGAGTTGCTATCAGGGATGAAGAAAGAAGAAAAGTTTTGTCCTGTGCTTTCGCTAGTAGTTTATTATGGAAAAGAGCCTTATGACGGGGCTACCAATTTACGCGAAATGCTAGAGTGGACAGAAGAAACAAATGAGCTTGCAAAATATATACCGGATTATCAGATTAATGTATTTGATTATCACAATCAGAAAAATTTTGGGGAATTTCACACAGAACTCCAACTATTATTTGAATTTCTGAGGTATGCGTCAGACAAAGATGCCTTGAAGAAATTGCTTGCAGACCGGAAAAAAGATTATTATAATGTAGACAACGAGACATATCAGATGATAGCAATGCTGACAAATTCAAAGGAACTTTTAGAATATAGTGAAGAGCATGAAAACGAGGAGGGAAAGGATATGTGTCAGGCAATTAAAGAAATGATTGAGGATGGAAGAGCAGAAGGAATAGCAGAGGGAATAGCACAAGATAAAATAAATGTTGCAAAAAATCTGCTTGATATTCTTTCAGATGAGGTAATCGCAGAAAAGGTTGGGCTGGATATTGAGGTAGTGCGTGAACTGAGAAAGTAATGGAAGAGAATGATGATGTTGAGCCATAGATAGAAAATTCCTAAATGTTATTAGGATAAGAAATAAAACGAAAGAGCGGTATGTAGAAATACATATTTTGCTCTTTTTTTCTTGACAAAAATTGAATATTGATTTATAGTAATGACATATAAATGAACAAATGAACATACATTCAAATAAAAACAAAGGAGAAACGAGATTATGAATAAATATCAAATCGCAGGACTTATTCTATTAGCAATTTATTATGCCGCATATTTTATTAAAATGATAGGACAGCGGAAAAAGGGGATTCAGACCCGCCAACTTGGAGTAGGAAAAAAAGCAAAGAGAACGGTGATGATAGAAAAAACGTTACAGGTTGTTTCTGTTCTTACTGTAATTGTAGAACTGGCAAGCGTAATAATTAATACAGGAGATAGTACATCAACAGCACTTCGACTGACGGGGCTTGGAATAGCAGCACTGGGAACCGTGACATTTATCACTGCTATGCTGACTATGCAGGATAGTTGGCGTGCAGGAATTCCCGAAAAGGATAGTACCAGCCTTGTTACCCGCGGAATCTATCGCATAAGCAGAAATCCGGTATTTCTAGGGTTTGACTTGATATATATTGGAATAGGCATCTCATTTTTCAATATTATATTACTTGTGGTAAGTATAGTGGGAATTGTGATGATGCACCTGCAAATTTTAGAGGAAGAGAAGTTTTTGGTTGAAGCGTTTGGAACAGGGTATGAAGAGTACAGGAAACAAGTCGGAAGATATTTTATCTGGATATAGAAGGGGGCATGGAAAATGACTGGAAATGCATTATATGCACGAATTGCAAAAGTATATGACCTTTTAGATATGACCTATTTTCGTAAAGAGGAAAGTAGTCCAAGAATTGCTGTATCACGTCAGATAGAGGATGGGGACCGAGTTCTTGATATCTGTACCGGAACAGCTACAACAGCCATTAAGGTTGCAAAGGAGAGAAAAAAGGCGGCTATAGCCGGCATAGACCGTTCCAAAGAAATGCTTCAAATTGCCAGGAAAAAAATAGAGTCAGAGCAGATAAAAAATATAAAATTGTATCAAATGGATGCCACCAAGTTGAAAATCCCGGACAAAAGCTTTGACAAAGTTCTGATTTCACTGGTGTTGCATGAGGTAGAAGAAAAACTTGCAGAGAATATCATACTAGAGGTAAGAAGGGTTTTGAAGGATAACGGAAGGCTGATAGTGACAGAATGGAACAAACCTGAAAAACTCATCCAGAGACTATTATTTTTTCCGATTTCCATTGTAGAACCGAAACCATATCGAAGCTTTATAAAGAAAGATATGAAAGCATATTTTAGAAAATACGGTCTGGAAATGGAACATATGATTATGTGTGATTATACAAAGGTTATGGTGTTAAGAAAAATAAAGTAGTTAAGATAGTAAAAAGCACAGAAGATTGATAACGATCTTCTGTGCTTCTTTATAGGAAATTGCGTCCTGTTAAGGATACGATTAATCATCCAAATAAGAATCCAAGAATTCAGGAAACCACATAGAGATTTCACGTTTTGCATGCTCTACAGAGTCAGAGCCATGTACCGTGTTGTCGGTTTTTCCATGTCCGTATTTATAACGGACGGTTCCTTCAGCTGCTTCGGAAGGATCTGTGGCACCATTTACCCCTCTGACGGTATTTACGGCATCTTCTCCCTCTAAAATCATGGCAACCAGAGGACTTCTGGAAATAAAGTCAACCAATTCCTGATAAAAAGGCTTGTCTTTTAAATCGATATAGTGCTGACGTGCGAATTCTTTATTCACCTTAATCATTTTAAGTGCAACAATTTTAAGTCCAGCCTTTTCATACATATCAAGGATTTCTCCTACATGATTTGCTTCTACCCCGTCTGGTTTTACCAGTGCTAATGTCTTTTCTACCATAAAAACGCCTCCTAATTTTGTCTTGTATTAATAATATACCATAAAAATTGATTTTTGTAACTAAAATTGTGAAAAATATATAAAATTATTCGGAAAATTCTCCTTCTTGCAATAGCCAGTTTGCACGAAACAGTCGCATAATTTGCCAATAACTCATCCCTCTTAATTTATATTCCTGTACCAATCCAAATTTGCCATGAATACTGCGCACATCTTCAAACCATACTTCGTGAGTTAGCCCGTCTTGAATATAGGTAAAAAAGGGGGATTGGGCAACCGTGTCAAATTGAATTTCCACACCTTGTGCAATGGCAATCTGTACAGCTTCTATATTACCGATGCTTTGAGCCTTGGAAGTGCCACGGACAAAGGGAAGTGTCCAGTCATAACCGTAGTTTGGAATTCCCAGATTGATTTTTTCAGCAGGAATTTTTGTTAAGGCGTATTCCACTACCTCCCGTACCTTGTTCAGTGGGGCAACAGCCATGGGCGGTCCATAAGTATATCCCCATTCATAAGTCATGAGTAGCACATAGTCCGCAGCTTCTCCTAATAGTGCATAGTCTTTTCCTTCGTAGAGTACGCCGGCTTGTGTATCTGAAGTTTTGGGAGCAAGTGCTACAGATACAGGATAGCCCAGTGTATTGATGGCAGCTCGTACTTCGGATACAAAGGTTGCAAAGGGAATTCGGTCTTCTGCAAGAATGTATTCAAAGTCAACATCCACGCCTTCAAATTCCCGTTCTGTTACTTGGTCTACCAATTCAGCAATTAGTCTTGCCTTTGCGGTTTCATTATTGATTACCTGTGTAATGAGAGCGTTGCTGAACATGCCATCCGGACCTAATGGTGTTAGTGTCAGAATAGGCGCTACACCGTAGTTTTTTGCAAGAGTAATCATAAAGGTGTCATCTAGCGTTGGAGGAATTAACTCACCTTCCGTTGTAAATCCATAAGAAAAAATAAAAAGGTCCGTTAGATAAGGTAGTGTTTGTTCCAATACCCAACGACTGATAAAGGGATAGGCATATCCGCCGGAATAAGCAGAGCGACCAGAGTCTGATACCAGAATATCCTCAGAAGTCAGTGTATAAGAGGCATCCGCCAGTAACAAAGAAGCACCGATTGCAAGGGCATAGGGATATGGAATCTGATTGTCATAGGCGATATCATTTGCAGAAATGTTATAACGGTCAGCAATGCTATCAAGTGTATCTCCGGGACGAACCGTATAAATGACCATAAGAAGCCACCTTTTAAAAGTGTTTCTATATTTTATGAAAAAGAAAAATATCTGTGTGTAAAATCCGTTTCATTCAGTCATAATTTTCTGCCTGTCCTCATATTCTGTCATAGAAAACAAGGACAACTGTAGAGACGATGGAGTGGAGGAAACTATGACAGAACCAAGAAAAAACAACGAGGAAAATATACGGGGAAGGAATGTGTTAGAGGATGAACAGCATAAGTCTATCGTTACCTGCTTTTTAGAACAGCTGAATGATCCTCTTATTTTCATATTGTTTGTGGCAGCAGCCATTTCTATGCTGCTAAAAGAATTTAGTGATATGATGATTATTTTAGCAGTGATTCTGGTAAACGCTGTCATCGGAGTAATTCAGGAAGGAAAAGCCCAGAAGGCGTTAGAAGCGTTAAAAGAAATGACCAGTCCAAGAGCAGTTGTGAAAAGGGCGGGGCATATCCAAGAGATAGCAGCAGCAGATTTAATACCGGGAGATATTGTATGTCTGGAAGCAGGGCGACAAGTACCGGCGGATTTACAGTTGACTTCAGCAGTGAACTTAAAAATCGAAGAAGCGGCACTTACCGGAGAATCTCTTCCGGTGCTTAAGGATATTCAAAAAGATAACAAGGCGTATATGTCCACCAATGTTACATATGGCAGAGGTGAGGGCGTAGTAACGGCAATCGGTATGGATACGGAGATAGGAAAGATTGCACGAATGATTCAGAATGCGCCTGTGGAAACCACACCTTTGCAGAAACGTCTGGCAGACCTTGGAAAAGTATTAAGTGGTGTTTCTGTATTCCTATGTGTTTTACTATTTTTGATTGCGGTATTACAGAAACGTGACATTATGGAAATGCTGATTACGGCTATTTCTCTTGCAGTGGCAGCAGTACCGGAGGGGCTTCCGGCGATTGTCACCATGGTATTGGCGTTAAGTGTATCAAGAATGGTAAGGGTAAATACCATTGTAAAACGTTTGCCAAGCGTAGAGACACTTGGTTGCGTCAGTGTTGTGTGTTCCGATAAGACCGGAACGCTAACCCAGAACCGTATGACGGTAACACGGTGTTATACCGATGGAAGAGTCTGTGAGACTAATGCATTACATAGTGCGCAGGATAAGGATTTTTTGTATGGATTTACTTTGTGTAATGATGCCTCTTTGTTGGAAGGAAGTCGTATTGGAGACCCGACAGAACTGGCATTGCTGGATATGGGAGCCGCCTTTGGGATTGTGCGTGAAGAACTGGAACAGCGGATGCCAAGAAAAAATGAAATATCCTTTGATTCTGCACGAAAAATGATGTCGACCCTTCATCAAGAGGGTGGAAAGTACCTTTCTTATACGAAAGGGTCCCCAGATGAAGTTTTAGAGCGGTGCAGTTACATTCGAATCAATGGAAAAGACCTGCCTATGAGCCGAGTGCATCGGGAAAAAATACAAAAGACTTTAAAAGAATTTACAGGGGATGCTTTGCGTGTGCTGGCATTAGGTATGCGTACCGGAGTAAGCGGATTAAAGGAAGAAGAACTGATTTTTATTGGCATGGCAGGTATGGCAGATCCGGTTCGCCCGGAAGCAGGAAAGGCAGTAGAAGAATTTCGCCATGCAGGGGTCAGAACAATTATGATTACGGGAGACCGTAGTGATACTGCCTTTGCCATCGCAAAAGAGCTTGGCATTGCAGAAAAACCGGAGCAATGCATGACCGGAGAGGAACTTCAGAAATTGGGTAAGTCTACATTGCAAAAAAGGCTGCCCAATGTGCGGGTTTTTGCTCATGTGTCACCAGAGCATAAAGTACGAATTGTTTCTGCCTTGAAAGAACAGGGGGAAATTGTTGCCATGACAGGAGATGGGGTTAATGATGCCCCATCCCTTAAGGCGGCAGATGTGGGAATAGCCATGGGAATGGCTGGAACGGATGTAGCAAAAAATGCAGCAGATATTGTGCTGACGGATGACAATTTTGCTACCATTACCAAAGCCATTGCCCAGGGAAGAAGTATCTATGAAAACATTAAAAAGTCTGTATTGTTTTTGTTGTCTTCTAATTTTGGAGAAATCATAACCATGCTTGCGGCAGTAGCAATGGGATTGGCGGCCCCTCTAAAACCAAGCCATATTCTGTGGATTAATCTGATTACAGATTCTCTTCCTGCATTGGCATTAGGGGTAGATGAAGAGGATAGTAGAAATTATATGAATCGACCACCTCGTGGAAAATCGGAAAGCCTGTTTGCAGGTGGGGGATTAAGTTGTACTGTTTTCTATGGGGCATTGATTGCGATGATCAGTACGGTAGCATTTCTACACTTGCCAATACAAATTATGCTTTCGCAGAATATGGAGTTTAGTCTGGCAAATTTAAGACTTTTGTTTTTGAATCAGGAAATGTTAAGCAGATGCCAGACTTATGCCTTTACGGTACTTGGAATGTCACAGTTGTTTCATGCCATTGGAATGCGGGATGTGGAGCGTTCCCTGTTTACGATTAATCACTTGAAAAACAAGCTGATGATAGCAGCTTTTGCTATTGGAATCGGATTGCAACTGCTGGTAACAGAAATTCCTTATTTTGTAACGGCTTTTGGTACCTGTGCTCTATCAGGAAATGAATGGATAAAGCTTCTTGTATTAGCAGCAATGCCGCTTTTGGCCCATGAGTTGCTGATTGTTTTTTCAGGGAATGGCTCAAAAAAGCTTCAAGAAAGCCAGGAATATTAAAAGTGCACCACTGACCCAGCAGAGATTTTTCTGCACATGGCAGGAGAGCTTTTTACCAAGAAAACTACCACAAAGAATGGCAAGAATTCCCATAAAAAAAGAAGCGGCAATGGCGGCTGGAATGCAGGAAGGGGGTAAGGCAGCACCAATTCCGGCAGCTGCACTGTCGATAGAAAGGGCGAAACCGAGAGAAACAGCCTCTACCGGGGAGAGCAGTTTATCTCGGTCTTTGTCTGCTTTGTCCGCCTGGTCGCAACAGGAACGGTCAAAAAGTTTTGCTATTCCCAGTAGGAGTAGCACAAGAAAACTGATATGGCAGGTTTGACTTGGCGTAAGAAGTCCGGTTAAGAGATTTCCTGTTAACAAGGAAAAGGCAAGGATAAGGCTGGAGATAGAAGCGAGAATACTAAGGGAGGAAAACGGAATTCGGGTACGGCTGACGCCATAGGCGAAACCGGCGGCAAAAGCATCTATAGATAAAGCTGTTACCAGCAGGAAAATTTCTAAAATAAATTCTAACATCATATGTCACCGAATATATTGTTTCTTTAAGGTATTCCGTTTGGAATGTCCATGTTCCCTGAAAAAGGCGAAATAGCAACAAAAAAGCGGAAAAAATATTGAAATTTATCTTCAATATTTTTATAATAAAACTATATAGTAGACAGAAGTATATTTGAATTATCATGCATAGGAGGAAGCAATATGAAGTCATTTATTGGAGTGGGGACAGGAAATGCAAAAAATGCTGTGCAGGAAGCAACTCGAGGATTAGATTCACCGGAGGCAATTATTTTTATTGCACCTTTTGATATAATGGGAGAGGTTGCTGCGTTGTTGAAAGAGCAGTATCCGCAGACGCCATCGATAGGAACAATAGGAACAAAACTTGTGAATGGACAGGTAAGTGATAAGAATGTGTCGGTTTTAGGTTTATTTTCCGATGCGAAAATAAGATGTGGAGTAATCGAACATATCAGTGAGTGTCCGGTTACATCTATAAGGGAAGTTGAGAAAAAGATTGCAGAGGTATCGGCGGGAAGAGAAGATACGGTATGTATTGAATACTGTACCGGAGAAGAGGAAAAACTGGTAACTACTTTTACATCCTGTTTGGAAAAAAAGGGTATTCAGTTGGCAGGAGGAACTGTTTTCGGAGTACCGGAAGGAGAGGAGCCTGTAGTAGCATATAACGGAAAGCTTTATAAGAATGCCTGTGTATATGCAATTATTAAGAATACAACCGGAAGAGTAAAGGTTTATAAAGAAAATATCTATAAGAAACAGCCGTCCAATATTCATCATTTTGCAACCAAGGTTGATACTTCAAGAAAGGCATTGATAGAACTGGATGGAAAACCAGCAGCAGAGGTTTATAGCAGAGAACTTGAAATACCAAAGGAAAAAATTGTAGATAACGTACTGAAGAATCCAATGGGACGTGCGGTAGGGGAA is a window from the Roseburia sp. 499 genome containing:
- a CDS encoding methyltransferase family protein, yielding MNKYQIAGLILLAIYYAAYFIKMIGQRKKGIQTRQLGVGKKAKRTVMIEKTLQVVSVLTVIVELASVIINTGDSTSTALRLTGLGIAALGTVTFITAMLTMQDSWRAGIPEKDSTSLVTRGIYRISRNPVFLGFDLIYIGIGISFFNIILLVVSIVGIVMMHLQILEEEKFLVEAFGTGYEEYRKQVGRYFIWI
- a CDS encoding manganese efflux pump, encoding MLEFILEIFLLVTALSIDAFAAGFAYGVSRTRIPFSSLSILASISSLILAFSLLTGNLLTGLLTPSQTCHISFLVLLLLGIAKLFDRSCCDQADKADKDRDKLLSPVEAVSLGFALSIDSAAAGIGAALPPSCIPAAIAASFFMGILAILCGSFLGKKLSCHVQKNLCWVSGALLIFLAFLKLF
- a CDS encoding FIST signal transduction protein, whose translation is MKSFIGVGTGNAKNAVQEATRGLDSPEAIIFIAPFDIMGEVAALLKEQYPQTPSIGTIGTKLVNGQVSDKNVSVLGLFSDAKIRCGVIEHISECPVTSIREVEKKIAEVSAGREDTVCIEYCTGEEEKLVTTFTSCLEKKGIQLAGGTVFGVPEGEEPVVAYNGKLYKNACVYAIIKNTTGRVKVYKENIYKKQPSNIHHFATKVDTSRKALIELDGKPAAEVYSRELEIPKEKIVDNVLKNPMGRAVGEEVFISSMMSMEPNGALVNYKRINKNDCIYFLALGDYQEIERETREQIKGDMRQVSLVLSIDCIYRYLLYDGEGYFTTYAKDMASLGNHMGVVGGGEQYNNQHVNQTMVCAVFE
- a CDS encoding Rpn family recombination-promoting nuclease/putative transposase, with the protein product MGEKDNKTLEYFKDSRRFADLINARFFKGKEVVKPENLQDADKELIYPWTQNGEKVLRDNVMKWMGNTLLAIFVTEHQSKVDYHMVFRIMLGESLAYQRQWNKKKKEHRKQGDLKTGSELLSGMKKEEKFCPVLSLVVYYGKEPYDGATNLREMLEWTEETNELAKYIPDYQINVFDYHNQKNFGEFHTELQLLFEFLRYASDKDALKKLLADRKKDYYNVDNETYQMIAMLTNSKELLEYSEEHENEEGKDMCQAIKEMIEDGRAEGIAEGIAQDKINVAKNLLDILSDEVIAEKVGLDIEVVRELRK
- a CDS encoding class I SAM-dependent methyltransferase, yielding MTGNALYARIAKVYDLLDMTYFRKEESSPRIAVSRQIEDGDRVLDICTGTATTAIKVAKERKKAAIAGIDRSKEMLQIARKKIESEQIKNIKLYQMDATKLKIPDKSFDKVLISLVLHEVEEKLAENIILEVRRVLKDNGRLIVTEWNKPEKLIQRLLFFPISIVEPKPYRSFIKKDMKAYFRKYGLEMEHMIMCDYTKVMVLRKIK
- the ndk gene encoding nucleoside-diphosphate kinase, coding for MVEKTLALVKPDGVEANHVGEILDMYEKAGLKIVALKMIKVNKEFARQHYIDLKDKPFYQELVDFISRSPLVAMILEGEDAVNTVRGVNGATDPSEAAEGTVRYKYGHGKTDNTVHGSDSVEHAKREISMWFPEFLDSYLDD
- a CDS encoding glycosyl hydrolase family 18 protein; its protein translation is MVIYTVRPGDTLDSIADRYNISANDIAYDNQIPYPYALAIGASLLLADASYTLTSEDILVSDSGRSAYSGGYAYPFISRWVLEQTLPYLTDLFIFSYGFTTEGELIPPTLDDTFMITLAKNYGVAPILTLTPLGPDGMFSNALITQVINNETAKARLIAELVDQVTEREFEGVDVDFEYILAEDRIPFATFVSEVRAAINTLGYPVSVALAPKTSDTQAGVLYEGKDYALLGEAADYVLLMTYEWGYTYGPPMAVAPLNKVREVVEYALTKIPAEKINLGIPNYGYDWTLPFVRGTSKAQSIGNIEAVQIAIAQGVEIQFDTVAQSPFFTYIQDGLTHEVWFEDVRSIHGKFGLVQEYKLRGMSYWQIMRLFRANWLLQEGEFSE
- a CDS encoding cation-translocating P-type ATPase — protein: MTEPRKNNEENIRGRNVLEDEQHKSIVTCFLEQLNDPLIFILFVAAAISMLLKEFSDMMIILAVILVNAVIGVIQEGKAQKALEALKEMTSPRAVVKRAGHIQEIAAADLIPGDIVCLEAGRQVPADLQLTSAVNLKIEEAALTGESLPVLKDIQKDNKAYMSTNVTYGRGEGVVTAIGMDTEIGKIARMIQNAPVETTPLQKRLADLGKVLSGVSVFLCVLLFLIAVLQKRDIMEMLITAISLAVAAVPEGLPAIVTMVLALSVSRMVRVNTIVKRLPSVETLGCVSVVCSDKTGTLTQNRMTVTRCYTDGRVCETNALHSAQDKDFLYGFTLCNDASLLEGSRIGDPTELALLDMGAAFGIVREELEQRMPRKNEISFDSARKMMSTLHQEGGKYLSYTKGSPDEVLERCSYIRINGKDLPMSRVHREKIQKTLKEFTGDALRVLALGMRTGVSGLKEEELIFIGMAGMADPVRPEAGKAVEEFRHAGVRTIMITGDRSDTAFAIAKELGIAEKPEQCMTGEELQKLGKSTLQKRLPNVRVFAHVSPEHKVRIVSALKEQGEIVAMTGDGVNDAPSLKAADVGIAMGMAGTDVAKNAADIVLTDDNFATITKAIAQGRSIYENIKKSVLFLLSSNFGEIITMLAAVAMGLAAPLKPSHILWINLITDSLPALALGVDEEDSRNYMNRPPRGKSESLFAGGGLSCTVFYGALIAMISTVAFLHLPIQIMLSQNMEFSLANLRLLFLNQEMLSRCQTYAFTVLGMSQLFHAIGMRDVERSLFTINHLKNKLMIAAFAIGIGLQLLVTEIPYFVTAFGTCALSGNEWIKLLVLAAMPLLAHELLIVFSGNGSKKLQESQEY